Proteins encoded by one window of Ktedonobacterales bacterium:
- a CDS encoding transposase, with the protein MRHAPAHHPRPLLRGYRVHTLLCRGSGLPLLFLLSPASVHDAPFVRPLLAWAVLLYRLRPRIIRLDAGYWGLRLIAWIHSALGAEAVVPWNPKRQRNRSCLPPTWTAEERGPTHEH; encoded by the coding sequence GTGAGGCACGCTCCGGCGCACCACCCACGTCCGCTGTTACGGGGGTACCGGGTGCATACCCTGCTGTGCCGGGGTTCGGGCTTGCCGCTGCTCTTTCTCTTGTCTCCCGCGAGCGTGCATGATGCGCCCTTTGTCCGACCGCTGCTTGCCTGGGCAGTCTTGCTCTATCGGCTGCGTCCTCGTATCATCCGCCTGGATGCGGGGTATTGGGGTTTGCGTCTGATTGCCTGGATTCATTCGGCGTTAGGCGCGGAGGCGGTGGTCCCGTGGAATCCCAAACGGCAACGCAACCGCTCCTGCTTGCCACCCACCTGGACCGCCGAGGAACGCGGGCCTACGCACGAGCATTGA